From a region of the Rhizobium bangladeshense genome:
- a CDS encoding DUF736 domain-containing protein, which produces MATIGTFTSTENGFAGSIRTLALNVKARISRIENPSDDGPHFRIYAGNVELGAAWQRVSEQKGRDYLSVKLDDPSFPSPIYASLVEVEGEKELQLIWSRRKD; this is translated from the coding sequence ATGGCTACCATCGGCACCTTCACCTCCACCGAAAACGGCTTCGCCGGCTCGATCCGCACTCTCGCACTCAACGTCAAGGCTCGCATCTCCCGGATCGAAAATCCCTCCGACGACGGTCCGCACTTCCGCATCTACGCAGGCAATGTCGAGCTCGGCGCCGCCTGGCAGCGGGTCTCGGAGCAGAAGGGCCGCGACTACCTCTCGGTCAAACTGGACGATCCGAGCTTCCCATCCCCGATCTACGCCAGCCTCGTCGAGGTCGAAGGCGAGAAGGAGCTCCAGCTTATCTGGTCCCGCCGCAAGGACTGA
- a CDS encoding WGR domain-containing protein has protein sequence MSLDVAAPGDDHADMISQPYQLYVERTDPAKNMARYYAMAIEQTMFGEACLTRRWGRIGRRGQEKQHVFEREEEAVLLFLDLLKQKRARGYLPRTGLQLSQS, from the coding sequence ATGTCGTTGGACGTGGCGGCGCCGGGTGACGATCATGCCGACATGATTTCGCAACCCTACCAGCTCTATGTCGAACGAACGGACCCAGCCAAAAACATGGCTCGGTACTATGCCATGGCGATCGAGCAGACGATGTTCGGAGAGGCTTGCCTGACGCGGCGTTGGGGACGGATCGGCAGGCGCGGGCAGGAGAAACAGCATGTTTTCGAACGGGAAGAGGAAGCGGTTCTGTTGTTCCTCGACCTGTTGAAACAAAAGCGTGCTCGCGGATATTTGCCGAGAACAGGGCTTCAGCTCTCGCAAAGCTGA
- a CDS encoding thermonuclease family protein, which translates to MIIAVGGWLAYGGADVLPGFATLAKTPTTDSLSAAFSICDGSHRASCVVDGDTFWFNGEKIRIADIDTPELSPPRCEAERIKGEAAKSRLLTLLNAGKFSLAAGFRDEDKYGRKLRTVSRAGNSLGDVLIDEGLARSWDGARHGWCQGG; encoded by the coding sequence GTGATCATTGCTGTTGGGGGTTGGCTTGCCTATGGCGGCGCCGACGTTCTCCCCGGGTTCGCCACTTTGGCCAAGACACCGACGACGGATTCATTGTCGGCCGCATTTTCGATCTGCGACGGAAGCCATCGAGCCAGCTGCGTCGTCGACGGCGACACCTTCTGGTTCAACGGCGAGAAAATCCGTATTGCCGATATCGACACGCCCGAACTCAGCCCGCCCCGCTGCGAGGCTGAACGGATAAAGGGTGAGGCGGCAAAATCTCGCCTGCTGACGCTGCTCAACGCAGGAAAATTCTCTCTGGCAGCCGGGTTCCGTGATGAAGACAAGTACGGTCGCAAACTTCGCACCGTGTCTCGCGCAGGCAATTCGCTGGGCGACGTCTTGATCGACGAAGGGCTCGCCCGATCATGGGATGGTGCCCGACACGGCTGGTGCCAGGGCGGGTGA